The region CGAAGATCGCCACTTGCGCGCCGCGAGCTGCGAGTGCGCGGGCGGTGGCGGCGCCAAGGCCCGAGGCACCGCCGGTGACCACGGCGGCTATCGAAGTGTCGATGTGCATCTCGGTGCTCCCTTCATAGACGTTCGACGATGGTGACATTGGCGATGCCGCCGCCCTCGCACATGGTCTGCAATCCGTACTTCTTGCCGTGGGTGCCCAGCGCATGGACGAGCGTCGCCATGAGCTTGGTGCCGCTCGCGCCGAGCGGATGACCAAGCGCGATGGCGCCGCCATGGACGTTGAGCCGGGCCGGATCCGCACCGGTGTGCCTGAGCCAGGCGAGCGGAACCGAGGCGAAGGCTTCGTTGACCTCGAACAGGTCGATGTCGTCGAGCGTGAGCCCCGCGCGCGACAGCGCCCTTTCGGTCGCGAAGAGCGGCTCCTCGAGCATGATCACCGGGTCGCCGGCCGTGACGGTGAGATTGTGAATCCGTGCGATCGGCTCGAGGCCGAAGGTGCTGAGCGCGCGTTCCGAGACGATCAGCACTGCCGAGGCCCCGTCGCATATCTGGCTGGCGTTGGCCGCGGTGATGACCCCGTCGGGTGACAGTGGTTTGACCGAGCCGATGGCGTCCAGGGTGACATCGAAGCGGATGCCTTCGTCACGTTCGTGCATCATGGGACCATCCGGTGTGTCCACCTCCAGCGCTATGATCTCCTTTTTGAAGTGTCCGGCCTGCGTCGCGGCGATGGCCTTCTCGTGGCTGTGCAGCGCAAAGGCGTCGAGGTCGTCGCGGCTGAAGCCATGTTTGGCAGCCATCGCCTCTGCGCCCGTGAACTGGCTGAAGACGATGCCCGGGTAGCGCTCCTCTTGGCGCGGGGACTTGGGAATGCCGAACCCGGCTTCGGCAAAGAGTGACATGGTCGCCCCCATGGGAACGCGGGTCATCGATTCCACGCCCGCTGCGATGACCACGTCCTGCGTTCCCGAAAGCACTGCCTGTGCTGCGAAGTGCATGGCCTGCTGGCTGCTGCCGCATTGCCGGTCGATGGTCACGGCAGGTACCGATTCGGGAAGCGCGGAGGCGAGTACGGCATTGCGGCCCACGTGCATCGATTGCTCTCCGCCCTGAGTGACGCAGCCCATGATCACGTCCTCGATCCCGGCCGGATCGATGCCCGAGCGCGCGACCAGCGCATCGAGTGTGGCGCCGGCCATGTCTGCGGGATGCCATCCGGAAAGGACGCCTTTCCTGCGCCCTCCAGCGGTGCGTACGGCATCGACGATATAGGCGGTCTCGCTGGCCAAGTTCGCTCTCCCTTGCTGTTGATCCGGTACGGTTGTCCGGGCCCGTCTGCATTGCTTCGGAAAGCGTATCACGAAAATTAATCAGTTGAACAACTAAAAAATGTGCGTAGCTTCTTGGCGTGGCGGGCGGAGACTGCTTTGCGGTCCAAATTCCTTGTCGGCATCGTCGTAATCGACGGGTGGGGAGCGGATCGCAGGGGGACATGAAGGGAAGAACACACGATGCATGCGGAGATGACCTACGAGCAGATCACGTTCTCGGTCAGCGAGCGGATCGCCACCATCACGCTCGCCCGCCCCGACAAGCTCAATGCCTATACGATCCGGATGATGGAGGAGCTGCTCGACGCTTTCGACCGGGTCGATCGCGATGACGAGATCGGGGCCGTGATCGTGACCGGGGCGGGAGCGCGCGCGTTCTGTGCAGGGGCGGACCTCGAGATGGGAGCGGCCACTTTCGAGGGAACTTCGGGGCCCGGCTCGCCGATCCGTGCCGACGGTTCTATCGACTATGCCAGCGAAAGTGCCCGCGATTATGGTGGGCGCCTGTCCCTGCGCATCTTTGCCTGCCTCAAGCCGGTGATCGGCGCGATCAACGGTGCAGCTGTCGGTATCGGCGCCACGATGCTCCTTCCGATGGACTTTCGCATTGCCGTACCCGGTGCGCGCCTTGGCTTCGTCTTCGTGCGGCGCGGGATCGTGCCCGAGGGGTGCTCGGCCTGGTTCCTGCCGCGCATCGTCGGCGTTGCCAAGGCGCTCGACTGGACGATGACCGGACGCCTTGTATCCGCGGACGAGGCAATGGCGGTGGGCGCAATCAACGAGATCGCGCCGGAGGGGGAGCTGCTTGCGAGGGCACGGGCTCAGGCACTGGCGTGTATCGGGCAATCCGCGCCGGTTTCGATTGCTCTGACGCGCCAGATGATGTGGCGCGGGCTGGGCATGGCGCACCCGATGGAGGCGCACCGGGTGGAGAGCCGGGGCGTGCTGGCGCGCGGGCGCAGCGCCGATGCGCGCGAAGGGGTCACCGCCTTCATCGAGAAGCGCGAGGCTCGTTTCCCCGAGACTGTCTCGCACGACATGCCCGACTACTTTCCCTGGTGGCAGGACCCCGCCTATGGCTGAGGGCCTGTTCAGCCCCGAAGAGCCTAGAGGGCCCGGCCGATCACCTCCTTCATGATCTCGCTGGTGCCGCCGTAAATGCGCGAGACGCGTGCATCGCGCCAGAGCCGGGCAATGGCATACTCGTTCATGTAACCGGCCCCTCCATGCAGCTGCAGCGCCGCGTCGCATACCCGGTTCTGCAGTTCGGAATGGAACAGCTTGGCCGCCGCGGCTTCCTCTATGGTGAGTTCGCCCGCGACATGGCGCGCTATCGCCCAGTCGAGGTGTGCCCAGCCGACCTGCAGTTGCGTTGCCATCTCGGCCAGCGTGAAGCGGGTCGCCTGAAAATCGAGGATCGCCTTGCCGAAGGCGCGCCGTTCGCGGGTGAAGGCCAGCGCCTCGTCGAAGGCGCGCTGGGCCGCGGCCTGTGCGCCGACGGCGATTGTCAGGCGTTCCTGCGGAAGTTGCTGGACGAGATAGGAGAACCCGCGCCCCGCCGTGCCGATGAGGTTGCTTGCGGGGACGCGCACGTTCTCGAAGAAGAGCTCGGAGGTATCGGAGGAATGCTGTCCGATCTTGTCGAGGTTGCGCCCGCGCGCGAAGCCCGCCCGTTCGGCTTCGACGAGGATCAGCGATGTACCCTTGGCGCCGAGTGCCGGGTCGGTCTTGGCGACGACGATGACGAGGTCGGCGTGCTGCCCGTTGGTGATGTAGGTCTTCGAGCCGTCGACGATATAGTCGCTGCCCTCGGCTCGCGCGGTGGTGCGGATGGCCTGCAGGTCCGAGCCGGTCCCGGGCTCGGTCATGGCGATGGCGACCACCGCCTCGCCCGAGATCATGCGCGGCAGCCATTTCTCTTTCTGCTCTTCGCTGCCGTAATGCGCGATGTAGTCGGCAGTGACGTCGGACTGCAGCGTGATCCCGGCAGAAGACCCGGCATAGGCCAGTTCCTCGCCGATGATCGCATTGTAGCGAAAGTCGAGGCCGAGACCGCCATATTGCTCGGGGACGCCGGGGCAAAGCACGCCTGCCTCACCGCAAGCGCTCCAGAACGACCGGTCGATGATTCCGGCCTCTTCCCAGCGATCGAGATGGGGCAGGAGGTGCACTGCGAAGAACTTGCGCACCTGATCGCGGAACAATGCGTGGTCGGCATCGTAGATCGTGCGGCGCGCGGTATCGAGCTGGCGGGTTTGGGACATGGGCGGGTGTCCTCCTTTCAGGCGTTGCTCGGAATCTTGCCGGGCGCGAATTCGTGCAGGGCGCTGCCCTCGCTGGCGAGGCGCGACAGCAGCGCGCAGGGTGTCTCGCCCATGGCCTCGAGTGCTGCGACGATACGGGGGAGGCCATGGTCGTCGGCCCAGAACATCGGTCCGCCGGTATATGCGGGCCAGCCGTAGCCGGTGACGAGCGCGACATCGATGTCCGAGGCGCGCAGTGCGATTCCTTCCTCGAGTAACCGCGCACCTTCGTTGACCACCGGAAGCAACAGCCTCTCGACGATTTCTTCATGGGAGAAGGGTTGCATGGCGATCCCGCTGGTCTGCTGGAACTCGCGTACGAGCGTCTCGACCTGCGGCGAAGGCGTCGCCCGGCGCTTGTCGTCGTAGTCGTAGAAGCCGGCGCGGCGCTTCTGGCCCCAGCGGCCGCGTTCGCACAGGACTTCGGTGATGGTGGAGGAGCTGCTGGTCGCCGCATCCCACCCGATCACGTCCAGCCCGACGAGGTCGAGCATCGCGAAGGGGCCCATCGCGAAACCGTAATCGCGCATCGCCGCATCGACTTCCCAGGGCATCGGGCCTTCGAGGATGAGCGCGCGGGCTGCATCCATGCGCGGGGTCATCATGCGGTTGGCGATGAAGCCGTCACACACCCGGGCGAGCACCGCTACCTTGCGGATCCGGCGCGCCAGCGCCATCGCGCTCGCAACGACATCGGGTCCGGTCTTTGCCCCGCGCACGACTTCGAGCAGTCGCATGACGTTGGCAGGCGAGAAGAAGTGCAGCCCGATGACGTCGGGCGCTCGTGCGGTGACGGCGGCAATCGCATCGAGATCGAGGAAGCTCGTGTTGGACGCGAGAATCGCCCCGGGGCGTGCGATCGCGTCGATCTTGGCAAAGACCTCCTGCTTGAGCGCCATGTTCTCGAACACGGCCTCGATCACGAGGTCGACCTCGGCGAGATCGGCCATGTCCAGCGAGGTGGTCAGTCGGTCCATGCGCTGCTCGAGTGTGGCCTGATCGATCCTGCCCTTGTCGCGCGAGGCCTCGTAATTGCTGCGGATGGCGGCGAGCCCGCGTGCGAGGGCCTCTTCCTCGCGCTCGACCAGCACGACGGGCAGGCCGGCATCGAGAAATGTCATGGCAATGCCGCTGCCCATCGTTCCCGCGCCGACCACGCCGACATGCGCGATCGGGCGCGGGGGCGTATCGCGCGGCAGGTCGGGGATACGCGTGCACTGGCGTTCGGCGAAGAAGAGGTAGCGCATCGCGGCCGACTGACGACCCGCGATGAGTTCGCCATAAAGCTGCGCCTCGCGCTGCATACCTTGTTCGAAGGGCAGCGTCACGGCGGCCTCTACCGCGCGGACAATGGCCTCGGGCGCGGTGTAACCCTTGAAGGCGCGGGCGTTGTCGCGGCGAAAGCGGGCGAACAGCTGCGCATCGTGGGGCAGGGCCAGACCCTCGGTGCGATCGCGAACCCGCACGGGCGCAGATCCTTCGTGTGCCTTGCCGCGGGCGAAGCGGATCGCGCCGTCGAGCAGGTTTTCTTCGATCAGCGCGTCGAGCAGTCCCATGGCCTCGGCCCGCGCAGCCGGGACCGGCTTGCCGAAGGCCATCATCGCCAGCGCCGCCTCGGCCTCGACGATCCGGGGCACGCGCTGCGTCCCGCCCGCACCCGGAAGCAGGCCGAGTGCGACTTCCGGGAGGCCGACCTGCGCCGATGGCGAGGCTACCCGGTAATGGCAGCATAGCGCGGTCTCGAGGCCGCCTCCCAGCGCGGTTCCGTGGATCGCGGCAACGGTCGGTTTCGGGCAAGCCTCGATCACGTCGAGCACGGCATGCAGGCCGGGCGCGTCGAGGTCGGGGTGGTCGAATTCACGGATGTCGGCGCCTGCAATGAAGGTCCGTCCGGCGCAGGCGAGGACCACGGCTCTGGCTGCCGGATCATTGGCAGCACGGGTGAAGCCTTCGAGCAGCCCGCGCCTGACGTCGCCGCCCAGTGCGTTGACGGGTGGCGAATCGATCAGGATCAGCGCGACCTCGTCCCGGCACGCGTAGGCGGTCACCTGATTGAGTTGTTCCAGGCCGTCAGGCCGTACCTCGAGCCTTTCCCCGTTTGCCATCGCCGAACTCCCCTCTTGATTTAGTTAGTCAGATAAATAACACTGATCGAGGTTTTGGCAAGGCAGGTCCGGTCGAAAGCCCGGCGCGGCAGGCAGAACGCAGTCGGCACCGTTCGTTTCGCGGGCCGGTCGACCAGGGAGGGCGCGGCGATGATACAGACACGCTTCACGCACGAATTCGGGATAGAGCACCCGATCGTGCAAGGCGGGATGATGTGGGTGGGGACAGCCCCGCTGGTCGCGGCGGTGGCCGATGCCGGAGCGCTGGGTTTCCTGACTGCTCTGACCCAGCCGACGCCCGAGGCACTGGTGCGTGAGATCGAGCGCACCCGTGCGATGACCGCGCGGCCCTTTGGCGTCAACCTGACGATCCTGCCTTCGCTCAACCCGCCGCCCTACGCCGAATATCGCGCTGCGATCATCGAGGCGGGCGTGGGCATCGTCGAGACCGCGGGGCACCGGCCTGCGGAGCATGTCGCGCACTTCAAGGCGCACGGGATCAAGGTGATCCACAAGTGCACCGCGGTACGCCATGCGCTTTCGGCGCAGCGCATGGGGGTCGATGCGGTCTCGATCGACGGCTTCGAATGTGCCGGACATCCCGGCGAGGACGATGTGCCGGGGCTGGTGCTGATCCCGGCCGCGGCCGAGCGGCTCTCGGTGCCGATCCTCGCAAGCGGCGGCTTCGGCGACGGGCGTGGACTGGTGGCCGCGCTCGCACTCGGTGCCGGAGGGATCAACATGGGTACCCGCTTTTGCGCCACGCGCGAGGCGCCGATTCACGACAGCTTCAAGCATGCGCTGGTGGCGGGCGACGAACGCGCGACGCAGCTCATCTTTCGCAGTTATCGCAACACCGCGCGGGTGGCGCGCAACCTGATCTCCGAGCAGGTCGTCGAGGCCGAGGCGGCAGGGCGCCCCTTCGAGGACATAGCGCATCTGGTGAAGGGCCTGCGTGGACGAGAGGGGCTCGAAACGGGCGACCTCGACCACGGGATATGGACCGCAGGCATCGTGCAGGGGCTCATCCACGACGTGCCGAGCGTGGCCGAATTGGTAGCGCGGATCATCGACGAGGCCACGAGCCTGATCGAAGGCAGGCTTGCGGGCATGATTGGACGCGGCGCGCACGTCCGTGCAGGGGTGGCCTGACCATGGATCTTGACTGGAGCGAGGAAGAAGAGGCCTTTCGCCGTGAGGTCCGGGCCTTCCTGAGGGACAATCTCGATGAGGACCTTGTCGCGGCGGGGCATCTTGCGACAAGCGTCTATCCCGATCACGCGGCCAGCATGCGCTGGCAGGCGATCCTGGCCGCAAGGGGCTGGGCCGCGCCGCACTGGCCGGTGGAACATGGCGGTCAGGACTGGAGCGCGGCACAGCATTACATCTTCGAAAGCGAGCGCATCGCGGCGGGTGCGCCCGCGCTTTCCCCCATGGGCATCCACATGGTTGCGCACGTCATCGTGCGCTACGGCAGCGAGGCGCAGAAACGCTGGTTCCTGCCCCGGATACTGAGTGGCGAGGTGTTCTTCTGCCAGGGCTATTCCGAGCCGGGCGCGGGCTCCGATCTCGCTGCCCTGCAGCTTTCCGCCCGCGCCGAGGGCGATGTCTTCGTTCTCAACGGTTCGAAGATTTGGACAACGCACGCGACCGAGGCGAACTGGATGTTCGCGCTGGTGCGTACCGCGCGTGAGGACAGACCGCAAAAGGGTATCACCTTTCTCCTGCTCAAGATGGACGCCCCCGGCATCAGCGTGCGCCCGATGCTGATGGCTTCGGGCGAGGAAGTACAATCGCAGGTATTCTTCACCGATGTACGGGTGCCGCGAGAAAATGTTCTGGGCGAGGTCGGACAGGGCTGGTCGGTTGCAAAGTACCTGCTCGAGTTCGAACGCGGTGGAAGTGCCTATGCACCCGACCTTGAGGTGCGTGCGCGCCGACTAGCAGAATTTGCTGCCGAGCGGCCTGGGGGCGGCGGCTGCGCTCTCATCGACGATCCGCTCTTCGCCGGTCGGCTGGCGGCCCTGCGCGCGCGCATCGCGGTGCTGGGCACGTTGGAGCTACGTCTGTTGTCGCGGGCGGGGCGCGGCGAGAGCCTGGGGGCGCTGTCCTCGATGATGAAGGTGCTCGGTACCGAGACCGCCCAGACCTTGACCCGACTGACGCTGGAAGCGGCCGGGCCGCGCGCGCTTGCCTATCAGCCCCACGCAGTGCGGCCCGGCGGGCCGGTGCCGTTCCACGAGGTGCCGCCGGACGGCAAGGTCTTGGGAGAGGCTTGGCAAGCGCTGGCGCCCTTGCGCTATTTCAACGAGCGCGCAGGCTCGATCTACGCTGGTTCCAACGAGATCCAGCGCAACATCCTCGCGCGCTCGGTCATCGGGGTCTGAAATAGAGAGGTGGCGTTGCGGGGCTGCGCTTCAGGCCGCGCGCAGGGCGCGTGCGCATGCACCGGAGAGCTGATCGATTGAACCCAGTTGCTGGATGATCGCGGTTGCCCGGCGGAATAGGTGGCTGATCGCCAGTTCATCGGTCAGCCCCATTGCGCCATGCAGCTGCACCGCGCTCTCGCCGACGAAGCGCAGTGCTTCGCCGGTGACCAGTGCCGCCGCGGTGAGGGCCTGACGGCGCGCCGGTTGCGGCTTGTCGAGACTGAGCGTCGCCAGGTGGCAGGCAGAGGTGGCCAGTTCGACTTGCATCAGCATGTCGACCAGCCGGTGCTGGATGACCTGAAAGTTCGACAGGGGCTGTCCGAACTGGCGGCGCTGGCGTGTATAGGCGACGGTGTCTTGGTGGAGGCGTCCCACCACGCCGACGGCCTCGCTGCAAAGGGCTGCCAGCCAGGCCTCGTGTGCACGTTCGAGCGCGGGGTAGGCCATGCCGGCTGGCCCCACCAGCGCCGAGGCGGGCGCGCGAACCGCTGCAAGCTCGATGTCGCAACACGCGCGATCGTCGATCATGCGCATGGGATGGAGGGTCACGCCGACCGTTGCCCGTGGTAGCGCGAAGAGCGAGATCCCGGCTTCGTCGCCCGCAGATCCATCGGTCCGTGCCGAGACGAGGAGCGTGTCGGCCTCGCCCGCACCGATGCTCAGGGCCTTCGTGCCGTCGAGTTGCCAGCCATCACGCGTTGGCATGGCGGTGCATCCGACATTTGCATGGCCGCAGGACGATCCAGACTCGGCGTGCGCGAGGGCGTGGCGTTTGCTCCCTTCGATCAGGGGGGCGAGATGCTCTTGAGCGCCCAGCTCGGCAAGCAGGCTGCCACATAGCACGATCGCCTCGTTCCACGGTTCGCAGGCGAGTGCTGCGCCGAGCGCTTCCATCACGATCATCGCTTCGACCGGCCCGCCGCCGTGGCCTCCGGTCTCGAGCGGGAAAGGTGCGCCTGTCAGCCCCATCTCAACCAGTCCCGGCCAGAGTGTGGGTCCGGCGCAGCCGCGTAATGCGCGGCATCGTGTGTCGAAATCGTAGTGGTCGGCAAGATAGCGCTCGAGAGTGTCCTTGAGGATCGATTGCTCTTCGCTCAACTCGAAATTCATGATGGTGTCCTCCGCACTGCGCTTGACAAGGGGCAGGATGGAGTATCTTGTTTAGTCAAACAAGTAACAAATGCCTCGGCGGGTGGAACTTGCCCCCTCAGGGTTCGTTGGAAGGGGCTGGACGTAACGGGAAGGGACTGATCGATGCACCAGGAACGCGGACTGGCCGGGCGCACCATGATGATCACAGGCGGCTCGTCGGGACTCGGCGCACATGTGGCC is a window of Novosphingobium aureum DNA encoding:
- a CDS encoding 3-hydroxyacyl-CoA dehydrogenase NAD-binding domain-containing protein, yielding MANGERLEVRPDGLEQLNQVTAYACRDEVALILIDSPPVNALGGDVRRGLLEGFTRAANDPAARAVVLACAGRTFIAGADIREFDHPDLDAPGLHAVLDVIEACPKPTVAAIHGTALGGGLETALCCHYRVASPSAQVGLPEVALGLLPGAGGTQRVPRIVEAEAALAMMAFGKPVPAARAEAMGLLDALIEENLLDGAIRFARGKAHEGSAPVRVRDRTEGLALPHDAQLFARFRRDNARAFKGYTAPEAIVRAVEAAVTLPFEQGMQREAQLYGELIAGRQSAAMRYLFFAERQCTRIPDLPRDTPPRPIAHVGVVGAGTMGSGIAMTFLDAGLPVVLVEREEEALARGLAAIRSNYEASRDKGRIDQATLEQRMDRLTTSLDMADLAEVDLVIEAVFENMALKQEVFAKIDAIARPGAILASNTSFLDLDAIAAVTARAPDVIGLHFFSPANVMRLLEVVRGAKTGPDVVASAMALARRIRKVAVLARVCDGFIANRMMTPRMDAARALILEGPMPWEVDAAMRDYGFAMGPFAMLDLVGLDVIGWDAATSSSSTITEVLCERGRWGQKRRAGFYDYDDKRRATPSPQVETLVREFQQTSGIAMQPFSHEEIVERLLLPVVNEGARLLEEGIALRASDIDVALVTGYGWPAYTGGPMFWADDHGLPRIVAALEAMGETPCALLSRLASEGSALHEFAPGKIPSNA
- a CDS encoding acetyl-CoA C-acetyltransferase, with the protein product MASETAYIVDAVRTAGGRRKGVLSGWHPADMAGATLDALVARSGIDPAGIEDVIMGCVTQGGEQSMHVGRNAVLASALPESVPAVTIDRQCGSSQQAMHFAAQAVLSGTQDVVIAAGVESMTRVPMGATMSLFAEAGFGIPKSPRQEERYPGIVFSQFTGAEAMAAKHGFSRDDLDAFALHSHEKAIAATQAGHFKKEIIALEVDTPDGPMMHERDEGIRFDVTLDAIGSVKPLSPDGVITAANASQICDGASAVLIVSERALSTFGLEPIARIHNLTVTAGDPVIMLEEPLFATERALSRAGLTLDDIDLFEVNEAFASVPLAWLRHTGADPARLNVHGGAIALGHPLGASGTKLMATLVHALGTHGKKYGLQTMCEGGGIANVTIVERL
- a CDS encoding crotonase/enoyl-CoA hydratase family protein, translating into MTYEQITFSVSERIATITLARPDKLNAYTIRMMEELLDAFDRVDRDDEIGAVIVTGAGARAFCAGADLEMGAATFEGTSGPGSPIRADGSIDYASESARDYGGRLSLRIFACLKPVIGAINGAAVGIGATMLLPMDFRIAVPGARLGFVFVRRGIVPEGCSAWFLPRIVGVAKALDWTMTGRLVSADEAMAVGAINEIAPEGELLARARAQALACIGQSAPVSIALTRQMMWRGLGMAHPMEAHRVESRGVLARGRSADAREGVTAFIEKREARFPETVSHDMPDYFPWWQDPAYG
- a CDS encoding acyl-CoA dehydrogenase family protein; amino-acid sequence: MNFELSEEQSILKDTLERYLADHYDFDTRCRALRGCAGPTLWPGLVEMGLTGAPFPLETGGHGGGPVEAMIVMEALGAALACEPWNEAIVLCGSLLAELGAQEHLAPLIEGSKRHALAHAESGSSCGHANVGCTAMPTRDGWQLDGTKALSIGAGEADTLLVSARTDGSAGDEAGISLFALPRATVGVTLHPMRMIDDRACCDIELAAVRAPASALVGPAGMAYPALERAHEAWLAALCSEAVGVVGRLHQDTVAYTRQRRQFGQPLSNFQVIQHRLVDMLMQVELATSACHLATLSLDKPQPARRQALTAAALVTGEALRFVGESAVQLHGAMGLTDELAISHLFRRATAIIQQLGSIDQLSGACARALRAA
- a CDS encoding acyl-CoA dehydrogenase family protein — protein: MSQTRQLDTARRTIYDADHALFRDQVRKFFAVHLLPHLDRWEEAGIIDRSFWSACGEAGVLCPGVPEQYGGLGLDFRYNAIIGEELAYAGSSAGITLQSDVTADYIAHYGSEEQKEKWLPRMISGEAVVAIAMTEPGTGSDLQAIRTTARAEGSDYIVDGSKTYITNGQHADLVIVVAKTDPALGAKGTSLILVEAERAGFARGRNLDKIGQHSSDTSELFFENVRVPASNLIGTAGRGFSYLVQQLPQERLTIAVGAQAAAQRAFDEALAFTRERRAFGKAILDFQATRFTLAEMATQLQVGWAHLDWAIARHVAGELTIEEAAAAKLFHSELQNRVCDAALQLHGGAGYMNEYAIARLWRDARVSRIYGGTSEIMKEVIGRAL
- a CDS encoding NAD(P)H-dependent flavin oxidoreductase; its protein translation is MIQTRFTHEFGIEHPIVQGGMMWVGTAPLVAAVADAGALGFLTALTQPTPEALVREIERTRAMTARPFGVNLTILPSLNPPPYAEYRAAIIEAGVGIVETAGHRPAEHVAHFKAHGIKVIHKCTAVRHALSAQRMGVDAVSIDGFECAGHPGEDDVPGLVLIPAAAERLSVPILASGGFGDGRGLVAALALGAGGINMGTRFCATREAPIHDSFKHALVAGDERATQLIFRSYRNTARVARNLISEQVVEAEAAGRPFEDIAHLVKGLRGREGLETGDLDHGIWTAGIVQGLIHDVPSVAELVARIIDEATSLIEGRLAGMIGRGAHVRAGVA
- a CDS encoding acyl-CoA dehydrogenase family protein, giving the protein MDLDWSEEEEAFRREVRAFLRDNLDEDLVAAGHLATSVYPDHAASMRWQAILAARGWAAPHWPVEHGGQDWSAAQHYIFESERIAAGAPALSPMGIHMVAHVIVRYGSEAQKRWFLPRILSGEVFFCQGYSEPGAGSDLAALQLSARAEGDVFVLNGSKIWTTHATEANWMFALVRTAREDRPQKGITFLLLKMDAPGISVRPMLMASGEEVQSQVFFTDVRVPRENVLGEVGQGWSVAKYLLEFERGGSAYAPDLEVRARRLAEFAAERPGGGGCALIDDPLFAGRLAALRARIAVLGTLELRLLSRAGRGESLGALSSMMKVLGTETAQTLTRLTLEAAGPRALAYQPHAVRPGGPVPFHEVPPDGKVLGEAWQALAPLRYFNERAGSIYAGSNEIQRNILARSVIGV